The following are encoded in a window of Paenibacillaceae bacterium GAS479 genomic DNA:
- a CDS encoding ATP-binding cassette, subfamily B, with protein sequence MKTRHFFWRMIGYRPGYYLLNLLVWTLIHMVPLVPGLLTKAFFDHLEGSYSFPYGVWAIAALLVAAALGRIALIYLGCLTDVNVRTRISMLLRRNMLAHVLREPGARAIPSSPGEAISNFRDDVEQSEDAVSWSVDMLGLVGFVVVASWILVSIDLQLTVLVFVPLILVVTAAQIATARIQKYRAASRESTAKVTGAISEMFSNVQAIQVAGAEKRIVDRFIQLSEHRRESMVKDKLLTETLTSVFTNSVNLGTGLILVLAGYKMRSGDFTVGDLSLFVYYLTFVTQLISNLGNFMTYYKQMAVSFERIKTMLQGAPASLLTKAAYIGIGKQRVEKGDAAASRRKSEASAGSVATRDAASGDESKEAQAVIASTEDELLVPVYQAPPLEVLEVRGLSYRFPETGRGIEDIDLTLRAGSFTVVTGMIGSGKTTLVRALLGLLPAEAGEINWNGERVEHPADFFIPPQSAYTAQIPRLYSDQLRNNILLGQPERPGSLSRALHAAVMEDDIGGLEQGLDTMVGPRGVKLSGGQAQRTAAARMLVRDAQMYVFDDLSSALDVETERRLWERLFEERGDAACLVVSHRKAALAHADHIIVLHNGRIEAEGNAEELLRTSDSFRQLWYGEETG encoded by the coding sequence ATGAAGACAAGGCATTTCTTCTGGCGGATGATTGGCTATCGACCCGGCTATTATTTGCTCAACCTGCTCGTCTGGACACTGATTCATATGGTCCCGCTCGTCCCCGGCCTGCTGACGAAGGCGTTTTTTGATCATCTGGAAGGGAGTTACTCTTTCCCTTATGGCGTATGGGCGATTGCAGCGTTGCTCGTCGCGGCGGCGCTCGGCCGCATCGCGCTAATTTATCTCGGATGTTTAACGGATGTGAATGTACGCACCCGCATCAGTATGCTTCTGCGCCGCAACATGCTCGCTCATGTGCTGCGTGAACCGGGAGCGCGAGCGATTCCTTCCTCACCGGGAGAGGCGATCAGCAATTTCCGCGACGATGTTGAGCAGTCGGAGGATGCGGTGAGCTGGTCGGTCGATATGCTTGGCCTGGTCGGCTTTGTCGTCGTGGCTAGCTGGATTTTAGTGTCCATCGATCTGCAACTGACCGTACTCGTATTCGTGCCGCTCATCCTTGTCGTGACTGCCGCACAGATTGCCACGGCGCGCATCCAGAAATACCGTGCAGCTAGCCGTGAGTCTACGGCTAAGGTGACGGGTGCGATCAGCGAGATGTTCTCGAACGTTCAGGCAATTCAGGTCGCTGGTGCAGAAAAGCGTATTGTAGATCGCTTTATACAGCTCAGCGAGCATCGGCGCGAGTCGATGGTTAAGGATAAGCTGCTGACGGAGACGCTAACCTCGGTGTTCACGAACTCGGTCAATCTGGGAACAGGGTTGATCTTGGTGCTTGCTGGTTATAAGATGCGCAGCGGAGACTTCACTGTTGGTGATCTGTCGCTATTCGTTTATTATTTGACCTTTGTCACCCAATTGATCTCCAACTTAGGCAATTTCATGACCTACTACAAACAGATGGCAGTCAGCTTCGAGCGCATTAAGACGATGCTGCAGGGAGCACCGGCATCGCTGCTCACCAAAGCGGCTTATATCGGAATTGGCAAGCAGCGAGTCGAAAAGGGCGATGCGGCAGCAAGCCGACGCAAGTCGGAGGCATCAGCTGGGAGCGTCGCAACGCGAGATGCGGCCTCAGGCGATGAGAGCAAGGAAGCGCAGGCGGTCATCGCTTCGACAGAGGACGAGTTGCTCGTCCCTGTGTATCAGGCACCGCCGCTGGAGGTATTGGAGGTGCGCGGTCTGTCCTATCGCTTCCCGGAGACGGGGCGGGGCATCGAGGATATCGACCTGACGCTGCGGGCCGGCTCCTTTACCGTCGTGACGGGTATGATCGGCAGCGGCAAAACGACACTCGTTCGAGCGCTCCTTGGGCTGCTGCCTGCGGAGGCTGGGGAGATCAACTGGAATGGTGAACGGGTCGAACACCCAGCTGATTTCTTCATCCCTCCACAGAGTGCCTATACGGCTCAGATTCCACGGCTCTATAGCGATCAGCTTCGCAACAATATTTTGCTCGGACAGCCGGAGCGTCCGGGCAGTCTTTCCCGGGCGCTGCATGCGGCCGTAATGGAGGATGACATCGGCGGGCTGGAGCAAGGTCTCGATACAATGGTTGGTCCACGCGGTGTGAAGCTGTCCGGCGGGCAAGCCCAGCGGACAGCTGCGGCAAGGATGTTGGTGCGGGATGCGCAAATGTACGTATTCGATGACTTGTCCAGTGCGCTGGATGTGGAGACCGAACGCCGTCTGTGGGAGCGACTGTTTGAGGAGCGCGGCGATGCCGCCTGTCTCGTTGTCTCCCATCGCAAAGCCGCGCTTGCGCATGCGGATCACATTATCGTTCTCCATAATGGACGAATCGAAGCCGAAGGCAATGCGGAGGAACTATTGCGCACAAGCGACAGCTTCCGTCAGCTCTGGTACGGCGAAGAGACCGGCTGA
- a CDS encoding Arylsulfatase A, which produces MSHKNEQSPSRPNILFIQTDQQRVDTLRSYGGQVCQTPNLNQLAEESVVFENAYTSCPVCTPARASMQTGLYPFKHGMQTNTYGMGSMVHELPDTPRLLSRQLQEENYNIGYTGKWHLGFGPEMGKWLQGNTAYIRFPDIAAGNRSMPTDVGYEADDFAGHGGGGMGYPEFKKYLADNGLTWQEENKVSGHFEFHYASELTSPIESSVEYYLTERAIHYIDQFRDREEPFFFSLNFWGPHEPYVAPTEFLNWYRDVELEPWPNFYDDNKDKPSIHQIKKGNTKEWADFVPYIKHYYAAMSSIDAQVGRLMDYLKKHNLYDNTIIIFTADHGESLGIHGGLCDKSFFMYEETCRIPLIVKPASGLGETRTEASFVGTCDIHATILDLAGAGSPPKGSDGRSFAPMLDGEAVAEWPDCVVTEGAGLEGAMFTQRMLRKDTYKYVFNCGDMDELYDLTIDPHEMTNLVKHEDYAGKLAELRQSLADWMVLHEDGLLKQFKRMRME; this is translated from the coding sequence ATGTCGCATAAGAATGAACAATCGCCAAGCCGTCCGAACATCCTATTCATCCAAACGGATCAGCAGCGGGTCGATACGCTGCGCAGCTATGGCGGGCAAGTATGCCAAACCCCGAATTTGAACCAACTGGCGGAAGAAAGCGTCGTTTTTGAAAATGCCTACACGAGCTGTCCGGTATGCACACCGGCAAGGGCCTCGATGCAAACCGGATTGTATCCGTTCAAACACGGAATGCAGACTAACACCTACGGCATGGGCAGCATGGTACATGAATTGCCAGATACGCCGCGGCTCCTCAGCAGACAATTGCAGGAGGAGAATTACAACATCGGTTACACAGGCAAATGGCATCTTGGCTTCGGGCCGGAGATGGGCAAATGGCTGCAAGGAAACACCGCCTATATCCGCTTCCCTGATATTGCTGCAGGCAATCGGTCGATGCCTACAGACGTTGGTTATGAAGCCGACGATTTTGCGGGTCACGGCGGCGGAGGTATGGGTTACCCGGAATTCAAGAAGTATTTGGCGGATAACGGGCTTACTTGGCAGGAAGAAAATAAAGTCAGCGGCCATTTTGAGTTTCACTATGCTTCCGAATTGACTTCGCCGATCGAGTCTTCCGTGGAATATTATTTGACGGAGCGGGCGATTCACTATATCGATCAGTTCCGTGATCGGGAGGAGCCGTTCTTCTTCTCCTTGAACTTCTGGGGACCGCATGAGCCTTACGTTGCGCCGACGGAATTCCTGAACTGGTACCGCGATGTGGAGCTTGAGCCATGGCCGAACTTCTACGATGACAATAAGGATAAACCGTCCATCCACCAGATTAAAAAAGGAAATACGAAGGAATGGGCCGATTTCGTTCCGTATATTAAGCATTATTATGCCGCTATGAGCAGCATCGACGCCCAGGTCGGACGTCTGATGGACTACTTGAAAAAGCATAATCTGTATGATAATACGATTATTATTTTCACAGCCGACCATGGTGAGTCGCTTGGTATTCACGGCGGTCTTTGCGACAAATCATTCTTCATGTATGAAGAAACTTGCCGTATTCCGCTCATCGTCAAGCCGGCCAGTGGTCTGGGGGAAACACGCACGGAAGCAAGCTTCGTGGGAACTTGCGATATTCATGCGACGATTCTCGATCTGGCAGGAGCTGGGTCCCCTCCAAAAGGATCGGACGGCAGATCGTTCGCTCCGATGCTGGATGGAGAGGCTGTGGCCGAATGGCCGGATTGCGTCGTAACCGAGGGAGCTGGCCTCGAGGGCGCTATGTTCACCCAACGCATGCTCCGCAAAGATACGTACAAGTATGTATTCAATTGCGGCGACATGGACGAGCTTTACGATCTGACAATCGATCCTCACGAAATGACCAATCTGGTCAAACATGAGGATTACGCAGGGAAGCTTGCTGAGCTGCGTCAGTCGCTTGCCGATTGGATGGTCCTTCACGAGGACGGTCTGCTGAAGCAATTCAAGCGTATGCGCATGGAATAG
- a CDS encoding Polyisoprenoid-binding protein YceI, translating to MHKKAKIWLATGITAVVVLGGGAYALTNNYLGNNVEVEGVISASNNAANSTQEAGGGGTAGTFDSGTGTAASGEQLNGEWSIADAAKVYFSVTTSRETVNFVDEAVSGSWTLNVDDLSQTKASGTIEMASIDSGNSQRDGHIGGTDFLDIAQFPQATFTAASFEGLPSEWTEGSAYDFNMTGTLTVRGVEKEVVFASKAVYENGQLKLSATTTVTFADFGMENPHNVVMETENDVGVRLELVLDKA from the coding sequence GTGCATAAAAAAGCGAAAATATGGCTCGCGACCGGCATTACTGCCGTCGTTGTGCTTGGCGGAGGCGCTTATGCGCTGACAAATAATTATCTGGGCAACAACGTAGAAGTGGAAGGCGTCATCTCGGCCAGCAATAATGCAGCGAACTCAACTCAGGAAGCAGGCGGCGGCGGAACGGCCGGAACGTTTGACTCTGGGACGGGAACAGCGGCGAGCGGAGAGCAACTGAACGGAGAATGGAGCATCGCCGATGCGGCTAAAGTATACTTCTCCGTGACAACCTCGCGGGAGACGGTCAACTTTGTCGACGAGGCGGTCAGCGGGAGCTGGACGTTAAATGTGGATGATCTGTCGCAAACGAAGGCGTCCGGCACGATCGAGATGGCTTCTATCGACTCCGGCAACTCGCAGCGGGATGGACATATTGGAGGCACGGACTTTCTTGATATAGCTCAGTTCCCGCAAGCGACGTTCACCGCCGCTTCCTTCGAAGGCCTGCCGTCCGAGTGGACGGAAGGATCGGCTTACGATTTCAACATGACGGGCACTCTTACTGTCCGCGGCGTCGAGAAAGAAGTTGTGTTTGCCAGCAAAGCCGTGTACGAGAACGGGCAGCTAAAGCTGTCGGCAACGACGACCGTCACCTTCGCTGACTTCGGCATGGAAAACCCGCATAACGTCGTGATGGAAACAGAGAATGACGTCGGTGTACGGCTCGAGCTGGTGTTGGACAAAGCTTGA
- a CDS encoding DNA-binding response regulator, OmpR family, contains REC and winged-helix (wHTH) domain, translating into MKTILIVEDEEAIARVLAAYLKKAGFGVDRAADGEEAMQQFEAGDYSLVLLDITLPGIDGWELLKFIRAKSACPVIMLTARDRLQDRLGGLNGGADDYMTKPFVPEEVVARIGAVLRRRPHWTDGESRRYYGNLLLDYASRTVYLNAAEVSLTPRDLSLLLFLAENPNRIFTREQLIEQVWGMDYDGSDRAVDLSIKRLRQSLSHWPADAGEIRTLRGTGYQFWIGE; encoded by the coding sequence ATGAAAACGATTCTGATCGTGGAGGACGAGGAAGCCATCGCCCGCGTTCTGGCGGCTTATCTAAAAAAGGCCGGCTTCGGGGTCGACCGTGCGGCAGACGGGGAAGAGGCGATGCAGCAATTTGAAGCGGGGGACTACTCGCTGGTGTTGCTGGACATTACGCTGCCCGGCATAGACGGCTGGGAGCTGCTGAAGTTTATTCGGGCGAAGAGTGCATGCCCGGTCATTATGCTGACTGCCCGTGATCGACTTCAGGACCGACTCGGCGGTTTAAATGGCGGTGCGGATGATTATATGACAAAACCGTTTGTGCCGGAGGAGGTTGTCGCCCGCATTGGGGCGGTACTGCGCAGGCGGCCGCACTGGACGGACGGGGAGAGCAGGCGCTATTACGGCAATCTGCTGCTCGATTATGCGTCCCGTACCGTGTACTTGAACGCAGCCGAAGTGTCTTTGACGCCGCGGGACTTGTCGCTGCTGCTCTTCCTCGCAGAGAATCCGAACCGCATTTTCACGCGGGAGCAACTGATTGAGCAAGTATGGGGTATGGATTATGACGGAAGCGACCGTGCGGTCGATCTGTCGATCAAACGATTGCGCCAGTCGCTTTCGCACTGGCCGGCGGATGCGGGCGAGATTCGCACGCTCAGAGGAACGGGGTATCAATTTTGGATCGGAGAGTAA
- a CDS encoding Signal transduction histidine kinase, with amino-acid sequence MLSYWTLRYVAVLCVGFGIIAFSSLYLIRETATDNRLKTAGLLGQEIADRVAAEDGRPVIPAHMNKLLDNRLEYFNFAGEICILITDRDGKLLYSMPDTSEQSMKERMTADLKQSSIPSEKAVITPVISGMDTIGQVTLLMSKNSLAASSYELEMLIVMLVTLVLSGWLTIYLLSRKLSLPIRRVAEGARLIRAGQYDVQLDVVTREREIQELVDSFKEMAGRLKQLEEWRALSLGGVTHELRTPVTSIKGLLMAVRDGVVSEEEAQEFVDIAVQETGRLERMVSDLLDYNALSAGSVEIVGATVELRALISEIVYQWELTNKQPNADIALDLPDLAVYAVGDSLRIQQIVVNLLNNAQQAAHPGRPSAIRVRVAEAGDHAFVEVTDNGIGIDQEDGPHIFERFYRGEKKRLRTRGLGLGLTYSRLLARAQGGELSLQASSSDGSIFVLDLPARSELRQNT; translated from the coding sequence ATGCTGTCATATTGGACGCTCCGCTACGTTGCTGTATTGTGCGTCGGTTTCGGGATCATAGCCTTCAGCTCCTTGTATTTGATCAGGGAAACGGCTACCGACAATCGTCTTAAGACGGCGGGGCTGCTTGGGCAAGAAATTGCCGATCGCGTCGCGGCCGAAGACGGACGGCCTGTCATTCCGGCGCATATGAACAAGCTGCTCGATAACCGCCTGGAATACTTTAATTTTGCTGGTGAGATATGTATCCTCATTACGGACCGGGACGGGAAGCTTCTATACTCGATGCCGGACACCAGCGAGCAGTCCATGAAGGAACGAATGACCGCAGATCTGAAGCAATCGAGTATTCCCAGTGAAAAAGCGGTCATAACGCCGGTTATCAGCGGCATGGACACGATCGGCCAGGTGACGCTGCTAATGTCCAAAAACTCGCTGGCTGCTAGCTCCTATGAGCTGGAGATGCTCATCGTCATGCTGGTCACCCTCGTTCTCTCGGGCTGGCTCACCATCTATCTGCTGTCGCGCAAGCTGTCGCTGCCAATCCGGCGAGTGGCGGAAGGTGCACGACTCATTCGCGCCGGACAGTACGACGTTCAGCTTGACGTAGTAACGCGTGAACGGGAAATTCAGGAGCTAGTTGATTCCTTCAAGGAAATGGCCGGCAGGCTAAAACAGCTGGAGGAATGGCGAGCGCTCTCGCTCGGCGGCGTGACCCATGAGCTTAGGACCCCTGTCACTTCGATCAAGGGGCTGTTGATGGCCGTGCGGGATGGGGTGGTTTCGGAGGAGGAGGCGCAGGAGTTTGTAGACATCGCCGTCCAAGAGACCGGTCGCCTGGAGCGCATGGTGTCTGATCTGCTTGATTACAATGCGCTGTCGGCCGGCAGTGTAGAGATCGTTGGCGCGACTGTGGAGCTGCGCGCGCTTATATCGGAAATCGTTTATCAATGGGAATTGACGAACAAACAGCCGAACGCCGATATAGCTCTGGATCTACCCGACTTGGCCGTCTATGCCGTGGGAGATTCGCTGCGCATCCAGCAAATTGTGGTCAACCTGCTGAATAATGCACAGCAGGCTGCGCACCCGGGACGCCCGTCTGCCATTCGCGTGCGCGTAGCCGAGGCTGGAGACCACGCTTTTGTCGAGGTGACGGACAACGGAATCGGTATCGACCAGGAAGACGGGCCACATATTTTTGAACGGTTTTATCGGGGGGAGAAAAAGAGACTACGGACTCGCGGCCTTGGCCTCGGCTTGACCTATAGCCGCTTGCTGGCTCGTGCACAGGGAGGAGAGCTGTCGCTGCAAGCTAGTTCTTCCGATGGTTCCATTTTCGTTCTGGATCTTCCGGCTCGCTCCGAGTTGCGCCAAAATACATGA
- a CDS encoding ATP-binding cassette, subfamily B, MsbA, translating to MSRKSSFIRLLKYMSRYKLLYACLMITMVIGVALELSVAWFLSLITNAAVNGEVEAWSKLIWIAVGILFFVTSNSYLDTYFKQKASLQVRNDIRIDTLDHALRLPQSYYDKNHSGELLARFTSDNQAVGEASGNIIMGLLKNPLLALCAFIYLLNINWPLALISISIGPLMIVVGKLFGEAMRKKSIILQEEMGTATSFLQDVLGASVLYKIFGLEKKISMQYQQYSTKISEIERSQGKVQGSANAISGSIAILSFIIAILTAGFFVAKGNLEVGAMLAFIQLMNYLVQPFSQLPALWSNMQQALAGAERIFQIIDAPKEYEKLPDQGCAKFFRYLTVSNVGFSYSNSREDLVLSDVCFHVKAGQTIAIVGGSGGGKSTLFKLLLGLYSPTSGRIEIDNRSGESMGLREYRDYFSLVPQETILFTGTIRDNILDGNLEADEASIIAAAKKANAYDFIMKLSEGFDTAIGERGSRLSGGQKQRIAIARAILRDAPILLLDEATAALDNESEKIVQDALTKLMVGKTTLVIAHRLTTVKNADLILVMENGSLVEQGTHDELLLAGGRYHSLYYTQLEENEDAENIMEPSTYIDAALSK from the coding sequence ATGAGCAGAAAAAGTTCTTTTATTCGATTGTTAAAGTATATGAGCAGATATAAGCTATTATATGCTTGTCTGATGATTACAATGGTGATAGGTGTTGCTCTAGAACTATCTGTCGCGTGGTTTTTGTCGCTTATAACCAATGCAGCTGTAAATGGAGAAGTAGAGGCTTGGTCTAAATTGATTTGGATAGCTGTTGGAATTTTATTTTTTGTGACTTCGAACTCATATCTAGATACATATTTCAAACAAAAAGCATCCTTACAGGTGAGAAATGACATTAGAATAGATACATTAGATCATGCCTTAAGATTACCTCAATCTTATTATGATAAGAATCATTCAGGTGAATTGTTAGCTCGTTTCACAAGTGATAATCAAGCCGTGGGAGAAGCAAGTGGAAACATTATAATGGGTCTTCTTAAAAACCCTTTGCTAGCACTTTGTGCATTTATTTATTTATTAAACATTAACTGGCCACTCGCCTTGATTTCAATTTCAATAGGACCGCTCATGATAGTGGTAGGGAAACTATTCGGTGAAGCGATGCGCAAGAAGAGTATTATTTTGCAAGAAGAAATGGGAACGGCGACCTCATTTTTGCAAGATGTATTGGGCGCCAGTGTATTATATAAAATTTTTGGTCTAGAGAAGAAAATCTCGATGCAATATCAACAGTACAGTACAAAGATATCTGAAATCGAGCGGAGTCAGGGTAAAGTTCAAGGAAGTGCAAATGCTATCTCAGGAAGTATTGCGATTCTCAGCTTTATTATTGCAATCCTAACTGCTGGTTTCTTTGTTGCAAAAGGGAACTTGGAAGTAGGGGCTATGCTCGCATTTATTCAACTTATGAACTATCTTGTCCAGCCGTTTTCGCAACTACCCGCTCTTTGGTCAAATATGCAGCAAGCATTAGCTGGTGCTGAGCGGATCTTTCAGATCATTGATGCGCCTAAGGAATATGAAAAACTTCCCGATCAGGGTTGTGCAAAGTTTTTCAGGTATTTAACTGTATCTAATGTTGGATTCTCATATTCAAATTCTAGGGAAGATTTAGTACTTAGTGACGTTTGCTTTCATGTAAAGGCGGGTCAGACGATAGCCATTGTAGGTGGTAGTGGAGGAGGGAAGTCCACCTTATTTAAATTATTGCTTGGGCTGTATTCTCCGACAAGTGGACGGATTGAAATTGATAATAGAAGTGGAGAATCAATGGGCCTTAGGGAATATCGAGACTATTTCTCGCTTGTTCCTCAAGAGACTATTCTTTTCACAGGAACGATTAGAGATAATATTTTGGATGGTAACTTGGAGGCAGACGAGGCAAGTATTATTGCAGCAGCAAAAAAAGCAAATGCTTACGATTTTATTATGAAATTAAGTGAAGGCTTTGATACAGCAATTGGGGAGCGTGGTAGTAGGCTGTCAGGTGGACAAAAACAAAGGATTGCCATTGCCAGAGCCATTTTACGAGATGCCCCAATATTGCTTTTAGACGAGGCAACGGCAGCTTTAGATAATGAGTCCGAGAAGATAGTACAGGATGCTTTAACAAAACTAATGGTAGGAAAAACAACGCTAGTTATTGCACACCGTCTTACTACGGTTAAAAATGCAGATTTGATTTTAGTTATGGAAAACGGGAGTCTTGTTGAACAAGGTACGCATGATGAGTTGCTTCTAGCTGGTGGTCGATATCATTCTCTGTACTATACACAATTAGAGGAAAATGAAGATGCTGAAAATATTATGGAACCGAGTACATATATAGATGCTGCTTTATCAAAATAA
- a CDS encoding transcriptional regulator, TetR family: protein MRRVNIKKESAKERILGVASELFYSEGIRAVGIDRIIAESEVAKASFYRNFATKDDLVVAFLEKRQLRSLSVIEEAKKLYPDEPVKQLHHLAQVLSESIKQPSFRGCPFTNTLLEFPDAAHPGHQTALQCRVDHEGEVAQIARQANARNPEALAAQLEMLYGGAIVDAYIRKPAFDSNNFYNAAMVLIEAQLT, encoded by the coding sequence ATGAGGAGGGTTAATATTAAAAAAGAATCCGCCAAAGAGCGTATTTTAGGTGTAGCCTCCGAATTGTTCTATTCAGAGGGTATACGCGCTGTAGGAATAGATCGAATTATTGCCGAGTCCGAGGTTGCCAAAGCTAGCTTTTACCGTAATTTCGCAACAAAGGATGATCTAGTCGTTGCTTTTCTGGAGAAACGGCAACTTCGCAGCCTCTCCGTGATTGAGGAAGCAAAAAAGCTATACCCGGATGAGCCGGTTAAGCAGTTGCACCATCTCGCTCAGGTGCTGTCAGAAAGCATAAAGCAACCTAGTTTTCGCGGATGTCCCTTCACGAATACGCTGCTTGAGTTCCCCGATGCTGCGCATCCCGGACACCAGACCGCTTTGCAATGCCGAGTAGATCACGAAGGTGAAGTCGCGCAAATTGCCCGCCAAGCTAATGCCAGGAATCCTGAAGCTTTAGCTGCACAACTGGAAATGCTGTACGGTGGCGCTATCGTGGATGCTTATATCCGAAAGCCAGCATTCGACAGTAATAACTTTTATAACGCGGCGATGGTGTTAATTGAAGCACAGCTAACCTGA
- a CDS encoding FMN-dependent NADH-azoreductase has protein sequence MTTLLYVTAHPFDTDTNSLTVSSQFIKTYREANPNDTIVHLDLYRADIPQIDADLLKRWGQPPSGPSFDELNSEAKAKAVRMRELVEQFVSADKVVIANPVWNFLFPPVLKAYLDAIVVPGMTFKQADNGLRGLGGLVGTASGKKVVHIQASGTVLSHGHYQQLNFSDSYLRAVMQLLGIEDFQSIYVEGVVEHKDQAQEIKDKAAQQAIEMAKRF, from the coding sequence ATGACAACATTGCTTTATGTAACGGCTCATCCGTTCGACACGGATACCAACAGCCTTACGGTCAGCAGTCAATTTATTAAAACTTATCGCGAGGCCAATCCCAACGATACGATCGTCCATCTAGACTTGTATAGAGCGGATATTCCGCAAATTGATGCCGATCTTCTCAAACGCTGGGGACAACCGCCAAGTGGTCCGTCTTTTGACGAACTGAACTCCGAGGCCAAGGCGAAAGCCGTTCGCATGAGAGAACTGGTCGAACAATTCGTCTCAGCAGATAAAGTTGTAATCGCAAATCCGGTGTGGAATTTCTTGTTCCCGCCAGTGTTGAAAGCTTACCTTGATGCGATTGTTGTGCCGGGTATGACGTTTAAGCAGGCCGATAACGGTCTTAGAGGATTAGGTGGTTTAGTAGGCACAGCATCTGGCAAAAAGGTAGTTCACATTCAAGCTTCAGGAACCGTTTTGTCACATGGCCACTATCAACAATTGAATTTCAGCGACAGTTACTTGAGAGCGGTAATGCAACTTCTTGGCATTGAAGATTTCCAGAGCATCTATGTGGAAGGTGTCGTGGAGCATAAGGATCAAGCACAGGAAATTAAGGACAAAGCCGCACAGCAAGCAATTGAGATGGCGAAAAGATTTTAA
- a CDS encoding Phosphotransferase enzyme family protein, which produces MERMPGSVEAHGRTAQIYNYGPDHILKMFREGIPRSAAEQEHIATRFALSAGLPVPRTVSLTEWQDLPAIVYERVPGAPMLRLLQKQPWRAREFGSRLAKLHISVHQTDAGAGTGSGLPSLFDLLERQIHTAPLLSDDEKKGAIACLERLPTGHKLCHGDFHPDNVMLSGDRHWVIDWMTAVSGHPAADAARTVLLLRTAYLPDDLSLIASLLISSVRSILLRQYMRVYLHLSGLDARELEQWMLPLAAARLNEFLPSEEKLILKKLVQDGLARTKNSTTTTIAQ; this is translated from the coding sequence ATGGAAAGAATGCCCGGATCGGTCGAGGCTCATGGCCGTACAGCGCAAATTTACAACTACGGTCCTGACCATATCCTGAAAATGTTCAGGGAAGGAATCCCCCGCTCAGCCGCTGAGCAGGAACATATCGCCACTCGCTTCGCGCTCAGCGCCGGACTGCCTGTGCCGCGGACAGTGAGCTTAACGGAGTGGCAGGACTTGCCGGCCATTGTTTATGAGCGAGTACCCGGCGCACCGATGCTGCGCCTGCTGCAAAAGCAGCCATGGCGCGCGCGAGAATTCGGTTCCCGGTTAGCCAAACTGCATATCTCCGTTCACCAGACCGATGCCGGAGCTGGTACCGGCTCCGGGTTGCCATCTCTTTTTGACCTGCTGGAGCGCCAAATTCACACTGCCCCTCTGCTCAGCGACGATGAGAAGAAAGGGGCCATTGCCTGCCTGGAACGATTGCCGACTGGACACAAGTTATGCCATGGCGATTTCCATCCAGACAATGTGATGCTCTCGGGAGACAGGCACTGGGTGATTGACTGGATGACAGCCGTCTCGGGCCATCCGGCGGCGGATGCGGCACGTACAGTACTTCTGCTCCGAACCGCATATTTGCCGGATGATCTCTCCTTGATCGCTTCACTGCTGATTAGCAGTGTCCGCTCCATCCTGCTGCGCCAGTACATGCGGGTCTATCTTCATCTCAGCGGGTTGGATGCGCGCGAGTTGGAGCAGTGGATGCTGCCTCTGGCCGCAGCGCGGCTGAACGAGTTTTTGCCGTCGGAGGAGAAGCTGATTCTGAAAAAACTCGTTCAAGACGGTCTTGCCCGGACAAAAAACAGTACCACAACAACAATCGCTCAATGA